The genomic interval CAGGTAGGCTGCGATTAACCGGGCATCGAAAAGGTAGGATAATGCCAGGGCTTTATTGGCAAGTCCGTTGAATAAGGGAAGGATAAGCTGAACAATGATCAGGGCCATCACAAAGGCTATAAAGGAAAGCAGGAATGATTCGCCCAGGAACTGGATGATAAGTTGTTTTCTGTCGCCACCGATCACTTTTCGTATCCCGATTTCTTTAGCCCTTTTCAGGGATCGTGCTACCGTGAGGTTAACAAAGTTGATACAAGCAATCAAGAGCACAAATAATGCAATTCCTGAAAGGATATAGGAATAGATAGGGTTGCTTGCATTTACCAACCCATTCTGTGCGGGGAGTTCAGTGCTCATATGCATATCTGTGAAGGGCTGCAGATGATAGCTCCCCATGGTGACATCCGGTCCGCCACCATATTTGGCAATCATTTCCTTAAAGGTTTTGCCGGCATCCCTCAGGTAGAAGCTCTGCATTTGTTTCTCAACAGTTTGCACACTGGTATTGGGATTCAGCACAACAAAGGTGTTCAGGAAAAAATTATACCAGTTATCGTTGTTTTGCGCATCTGCTTCCGATTCCCTGAAAGGTAACAATACATCAAACCTTATGGAAGAATTCTGAGGACAGGTTTTTGCAACTGCTGTCACTTTATAGGGTACGAATTGCCCGTTTTCCTTAAGCTGAACAGTTTTTCCCACAGCATCAGTGGTGCCGAAGTGTTGCCTTGCAGCCTCTTCTGATAAAACTATGGAATGAGGATCGGTTAAACAGGTTTGTGCATTCCCGCTCAGCAGGGGAAAGGAGAATACTGAAAAGAAGCCGGAATCGACAAACAACAATTCCTGTGACTGAATTTCTGTGCCTTTCCTGATGTCTTCTGCACCGCTCTGAACACGCACGAAAGTCTCAATCCCGGGAACGTTTTTTGCAAAACGGGGACCCTGGAGGAAGCCTGTATTGCCATCTTTAAATTCCTGTCCTTCTTGCTTGGTGTGCGTGACAATTCGATAGATATTTCCCACATTGGAATGGAACTGATCATAACTCACTTCATCTTTCACATAAAGAAGGATGAGCATGGCACAGGCAAGGCCTATACTTAATCCTGCAATATTGATGAAGGAATAGGTTTTATGTCGGGCTAAATTTCTCCAGGCGATTATGAAATAGTTTTTAATCATGGCTTTGGGTTTTTGTTATTCTGTTCGTAAACACTTCACAGGGTTTGCTGTAGCAGCTTTGAAAGCCTGGAAACTTACTGTGAGAATTGCTATCATCACTGATACTCCTCCGGCAAGTATAAATACCCACCATTGCACTGTTATCCGGTACATGAAATCCTGAAGCCAGGTTGCCATCGCCCACCATGCTATCGGTGTAGCTATAATCAATGCTATAGCTACCGGCCAGATAAACTCTTTGGTCACCAGGGTGGCTATGCCGCTCACTGATGCCCCCAGCACCTTACGGACCCCTATTTCTTTCACTCTCTGCCGGATGATGATTGAAGCCATACCAAATAAGCCCATACAGGAGAGTATAATGGCCACCAGAGCAGCAACAGAGAACATCTTCGATAGCCTTCCTTCATTTTCATACCAGCGTGCAATATTTTCATCCACAAACGAGCCTTTGAAGTCCACGCCGGGTTCAACAAGTGCATAGTTGTTTTTTATCATTTCCAGGGTGGTAACCGGGTTTTGTGTATTCACGCGGATCAGGATGTAACTGATAGCCTGATTATTATTCATGGCAATGGTAAGAGGTGTACTTTCCTCATACATCGAATACAGGTGGAAATCGGGTATTACGCCAACTATATTCCATTGTGGACGACTGCTATCCGCATAGAAAGAAGTGCCTACTATATTTTTTTCTGCAAATTGCCGGGCCATGCTCTCTGTAACAATAACAGTATTAAAGCTGTCAGCAACATATGCGGTTGAGAAATCCCTCCCTGCTTTCACCGGGATATCCAGGGTTTTAAGGATGTCGTAATCAGCCTGAAGAAAATCGGTATTGATGGATTTCCCTTTATAATCGAAGCCAAAACTCATCCTGCTGGTACTACCGTCTTTGCCAACCCCCAGGTTCACGGTTGTACCTGAAACGCTTACAACCGATGTTTGTGAAGCCAGTAAGTGACGCATCTTTCCCACTATTTCCTTGCCTTTCTCCTCATGTTTGATAGGGATACTTATAAGAGTAGAGGTATTATAACCTAATGGGGCGGTTCGTAAATGTGTGAACTGCTGATAAATAATGATGGTTGTGCACATTAAAACAATAGCAATCACAAACTGGGCTACGATGAGTGCATTGCGGAAGAATCCCGGCTTTTTAATGGATATTTTGCCTTTGAGAATTTCAACCGTCTTTAATTGTCCCATGATATATGACGGATAACCCGAAGCAATAAATGAAACCACCAGGAGGATTATCAACAGGTAAAAAATGATGGCCGGCTGGTACAACATTGCCGGATCGAATTTACCTTCCATGAATTTATTAAGGGCTTTCATTAAAATGACGGTAGCTATGATTCCCAGGACCATCGAAGCAAATACTGTAGCCAGGCTTTCTCCCCACACCTGGATCCACACCTGTCGCTTGCCTGCTCCCAGGCATTTCCTGATCCCGATTTCTCGGGTACGGGTAAACGACAATCCCAGGTTGAGGTTTATAAAATTGAAGCAGGCTATAAGGATAATCACTCCTGCAACAAGTAGTAAAATATACAGAAACGATTTGCTGACCGAATTCCCGTTGTTCAATTCATCATTGAAATGCAGTTCATTAAGGGGCAATAATTTCATGCCTGAATAGTCGCCATTGCTATCAGCCTTGTATCCCTTGTTTTTCAGGTATTCATTGTCGCTGGTTCTATACTTTTTACTGATCATCCGAAGCTGTTTTTCGACGGCCTCCTGGGTAGCATCCCTGCTCAGCTGGACAAAAACCGTATGATGCTGGTTATTCCAGTTATCTTTAGCTTCTGCATAGTCCGGGTCCAGTTCGGTGCGGGCCAGGACTGAGTATTCAATGGAGGAGTTTTCGGGAGCATTTTCCAGTACTGCCGATACAAGCAGCGTATTCCATTTTCCTCCGATTTTCACGTCGATGGGTTTTCCAATGGGATCTTCTGTTCCGAAGAGATTCCCTGCTGTTTTCTCACTCAACACTACATTGCCTGCATCAGCCAGAGGGTGTTGCTGCGTTCCTTTGATGATTTTAAAGGAAAACATGCTGAAAAAGTCATCATCAACGAGTCTGGTTGATTGTTCCAGTGATTTATCCTTGTATCGCACTTCCCGTCCGCGGTATTTGTACCTGCTGGCTTTTTCCACTCCGATTTTTTCAGATAACAGGGTACTTGCAACCGGGTAGCTCATAGCAGTGCCTTTTTCCACACCCTCAGGGGCATTGGCAAAGGCATAGACCTCATACAGCTGATCTTTATTTTCATGGAAATTATCGAAGGAAAACTCACGGTACACCAGTGTTATCAGCAGGATGCTGCAGGTAAAAGCTACTGTCAGGCCAATGATGTTAATGGCTGAGTGCAATTTGTTTTTCAACATGTTTCTCCACAGAGTCTTCAGATAGTTCCTGAACATATGCTGATGATTATTTTTGATGTAACAAACAATTTTCCTGTTGCCCTTTTTCGGGTATTCTACTCGGTTTCTCAGATTTTTTACCAGGTTGCTCAGAGCCGCTTTAATAGCCTGAAACTCACAGTCAGCAAGGCAATAAGCATGGCCAGTATTCCTGCAAAAAGGAAGACTGTCCAGCTGATATCAATCCGGTAAGCAAAGCCTTGCAGCCAGTCTTTCATGATCCACCAGGAAACAGGAAATGCTATGAGGCAGGAGATAGCCACCAGAATGAGGAAATCTCTTGAGAGCAAAGTGGCAAGTCCTTGTGTGCTGGCCCCCAGTACTTTCCTGATTCCAATTTCTTTGATTCTGCGTTCTGCAGTATAGGCCGCCAGTCCGAATAATCCAAGGCATGAAATGAAGATGGCCAGCATAGAAAAGATGCCTGCCAGTTTTCCTATCAGTGTTTCGGTTTTAAAGATCTTGTCGAATTCAGCATCAACGAAGCGGTAATGGAATGGGTAACCGGGATTATAGGATTTAATAACTTTTTCAATGGCTGGCAGAGCTTTTTCAAGATCAGCACCGGGTTTCATTCGCATTGTCATGGTGTAATTGGGAGATGCATCTGAAAAAGGATCAGGGGTGCAGCTGTTCCGTACATATCGTTATATACAAAATCATGAATAACACCCACAACGGTGAGATTGGTTTCATTGTTTGAAATAATGCTGCCTACCACATTTTTCTTCTTCAGAATTTTTGCCATGCTTTCATTAATGATGATATTGCTGCTATCGGTCTTGTTTCCAGGATAAAAGTCCCTGCCAGCCATCAGTTTCATCCCCATGGTTGAAATATATTCCCGGGCTTACACTTTCGATGGTGATCAGTACCTGCTTGTTTGGGTCCTTGCCTTCCCAGGAAAAATCTCCGGTATTGCTGCCCAACTGTAATACACTGTTATTACTTGTACAGGTGTTCTGAACATATCCTGAGGCTTTTAACTCATTCCTGATAGCTGTAAAATGTTGTTTCATCTGCCCCTGTAAGCCTGTGTATAGCAGGTCCTGCCTGTTATATCCCAGGTTACGGTCTTTAATATGAAGTATCTGCTGGTAAATCAGAACTGTACTTATAATCAGGATAACAGAAATCGAAAACTGAAGCACCACCAGGCCTTTTCTGATGTATCCGGCACTGTTGCTGTTTTGGATTCTGACGCCTTTAAGGATGTTTACAGGGTTAAAAGAGGAGAGATAGAATGCCGGATAGCTGCCTGCAATTAGGCCACAGACCAGGGCAATCAGAATAAGGCCCGAAATATGGACAGGTTGCAGAATATTTACCGTAAGTTGTTTCTCAACAATCGTATTGAATGCTGGTATTGCGAGGTAGATCAGCACTATGGCAATGGAGGCGGAAATCATCGACATAATAACCGATTCCCCGATAAACTGTCCAATCAGTTTTCCTTTCCGGCTCCCATCACCTTTTCTTACACTTCCCTGGCACGTTGTTCCGAACGGGCAGTGGAAAGGTTCATGAAATTTATGCAAGCAATAATGAGTATTATCCAGGCAATCAAACTGAATAAGTTGACATATTTGATCCTTCCGGCTATTTCTTTACCATTGTCAAAGTTGTCGTACATTCTCCAGCGGTTCATGGGATAAACCGACATCTTGGCAATAGAACCTTTGGCTTTGCTGTCAATGTAGTTATAAAGTTTTTTGTTGATAGACTCCACGTTTGCCTTAGGCTGTAATTCGGCATAGGTAATAATTCCATTGTTTCCCCATTCCTTCAGCCAATCATTCTGATTTACAAAGAGCTTAAAGGAGGCCAGCCAGTTAAACCTGAAGGATACATTGTCAGGCAGATCTTTAACTACTCCGGTAATACTATATTCCTGTTTGTTGTCTACCTTAATCGTTTTACCCACCACATCAGTCGTTCCAAAGAACTTCTCTGCCATGGATTTGGTAATAACCAGCGAATGCAGCTGGCTGAATGCATTTTTTGCATTCCCTTCAAGAAATTCGAGCTGAAACATCGTAAGAAAGGGTTCATCCACATAAAGGCCGGGTTCATAGATAGTTTTATCATTCAATGAAAAGAGCAGATTGGAGTCCCAGGAAGTTCTTGCCGTTTGTTTGATGCCGGGGATATCAGTTTTCATACCTTCTGCAAGAGGACCCGGTGTTGCATCAAAAGTATAGGTAGTGCCATCGTAGGTCTGACTGTCCTTGACCTTATAAAGATTGTCGCGGTTGCTGAAGTAATAATTAAAGGTAAGCTCGTCTTCAACCCATAAGAGGATGAGCGCCGCACAGGCAATCCCTACTGCCAGCCCGCCAATATTGAGCAAACTATATCCTTTGTTTTTCCAGAGGTTACGAAGAGTGGTCCTGAAATAATTCTTAATCATCGATTACCTGATAATATGTTTTCAAATACAATGCTTTATACTCAATGAGCTGCGGAGGTGCAATACAGTTAAGTCATGCCTGGTTGTGCAAGATATCCGCCAGATAGCGGATCACAAAAGGACTGGTCCCGGAATTAAGAGCAGGAGGGATACAACAGTAGTAGAATCCGCTATACGAGAATATTCTCTGTAACTGTTTGGCCGTCGAGCATCCTGATGATCCTGTGACTGAATTTGGCATCATGTTCACTATGTGTTACCATGATGATGGTTGTGCCTTGTTCATTCAGGTCGGTCAATAATTCCATCACCTCATTGCCATTGGCTGAGTCCAGGTTCCCTGTCGGCTCATCGGCAAGAATTAATTTTGGATTATTTACCACGGCCCTGGCTACGGCAACACGCTGCTGTTGTCCGCCGGAAAGTTGCTGCGGATAATGGTTACGGCGGTGCATGATCTTCATTTTATCGAGTACCGCTTCTACTTTGGCTTTTCTTTCTGCGGCTTTCACCCCGGTATAGATCAGGGGAAGTTCAACATTTTCATATACTGTTAATTCATCAATCAGGTTAAAGCTCTGAAAAACGAAGCCAATATTGTGCTTCCGCATTTCTGCCCTTTTCCTTTCATTGAAATTGGCCACTTCAACCCCGTTAAAGATGAAGCTGCCGTTATCGGCATCGTCCAATAAGCCGAGAATATTCAGCAAAGTGGATTTTCCACATCCTGAAGGCCCCATCACAGCTACAAACTCTCCCTCTTTAACTTCCATTGAAAGTTTATTGAGAGCTATTGTTTCCACCTCTTCTGTACGGTAGATCTTTTCCAGGTCTTTTATCTTAATCATAGTGTGTTTATTTTGAGTTTATTGGTTCTTATTTCTTGTTTTTGTTAATTTTCTGGCAAACAAAAATTCGCAATTTTAAGTGCTGAGAGCTGAGTGCTGGGTGCTGTGTGCCACGTAGAGGAGTCTTTTGCTCTGATCGCCCATGTGCCTACATGCCATGTGCCATTTGGAACCTGCAATCATCAGTGCCCCGAAGGGGATCCGTTGGCTCTGTGTGCCGGGTGCCGGGTGCTTCCTTCAGGAGCAATCCGAGTCATGCTCCTGAATAATCGCCAATCCGCAACTCCGCAATCCGCAATCCCCAATCCCCAATCCGCAATCCAACATCCGCCATCAAACATCCGACATCCGACATCCAACATCCGACATTCGACATTCCTACCTTTTCAGCACCAACTCCTGCATATCCCCATAATTCTCATAACTACTGGTAATCACCTTATCACCGGGCTTCAATCCTTGCAAGACTTCATAAAAATCAGGATTTTGATTGCCCAGCTGTATGTCAGTCTTATAAGCCGTTTTCCCATCAGCACTGAGTTTAAAAATCCAGTTACCACCTGTTTGCTGATAGAACCCACCCCTTGGCAATCGCAAAGCCTGTTTTTCATCACTTAGGGCAAGACGGATCTGCAGGGTTTGTCCGCGACGTATGCCTTCTGGTACGGTTCCTTCGAACTGCATATCCACCTGGAACCGGCCATTATTGACCTGGGTAAACACTTTGGTGATTTTTAGTTTGTAAACTTTATCAGCGAAGGTGAATTCACCCACCAGGCCAATATAGATGCGTGAAATATAATGTTCATCAATATCAACGCGAACCTTGTAGCCACTTAACACATCAATCTGGCCCAGGCGGTCACCTTGCCTTTTATTTTCACCAATTTCCGCATCCAGGGATGTGAGTTGTCCGTCGATGGGCGATTTCACGATCAGATCATTCACTTTCTGCTTCATCATATTCAGTGCTTCCTGGGAACCCTGGTACGAACGCTTGTCCTGTTCCAGCTGCTGAGCTCTCGAAATCGAATCCTGGTAAAGAATCTGCTGGGTTAATTTTTTCTTTTCGAGATAGTAGTTATAATCGTTCTCAGCTTTTTTGAATTCCTGTAAACCAATAACTTTCGAAGCGTAAAGGTTTTTATCAAGGTTGTAAATCCGTTCTGCTTCTTTAAACAGGCTCAATACATCTGCCATCTGGTTCAGCTTGCTCACAGTGTTTTGCTGGGCTGCATTGTTATTGATCTGCATCTGTGTCAGCGTATTATACACTGTATTCTGCTGACTCATCATGGTCATCAGCAGATCTGTATTTGAAAGACGGAGAATGGATTGCCCCTTTTTCATCATGGTGCCATCTTCCACAAAAACTTCCTCAACACGTCCGCCTTCGCTGGCATCGAGGTATATGGTAGAAATTGGAAGAACCACCCCGTTAACCGGGATAAATTCCTGGAAGGTCCCATTGGATACCTCGCTTACGGTAATCCGTTCCAGGTCGACATTTAACCTCGATTTCCCTGAGGTAAAATAGAAGCTGCCGGCAATCAATAAAACAATGGCTGCTATTCCAGCGATCGTGAAGATCTTTTTGGGAGTCCACTTTTTCTTTTCAATGATTCTATCCACTTTTCCTGATGGTTTTGATATGAATACTATAATGCACCTAACTGGCATAAATATAATGCCAAATAGTAAACCATCAGAAAATCAATGATATGTGGAGAAGCCTCAGGACAAAAGTGTTCGATACCGATACACAAACTGTATGATTTCGATACAACTTGCGATTACTGACTGTTTTTTAGTTTCTGTATAAGGGATTCTTTAAACATGGCACCGATCGGGATCATCTGATCGCCAATCTTGATCTGATTGCCTTCAATATATATAAGCCGGTGTAAAGGGATAATAAAGGATTTATGCACCTGGACAAACTGCTCTTCCGGTAATGAGTTGAGCAATGACTTAAAGGTTTCATGCACCACCAGGCTCTTCTCTCCCAGGTGGATTTTCACATAATCACCCAATGATTCCAGATAGGATATATCTGAAAGGTCTATTTTGTGCAATCGTTTATCGGCTCGTAGCATGATAAATCCGGAGGG from Bacteroidales bacterium carries:
- a CDS encoding ABC transporter permease, with product MFRNYLKTLWRNMLKNKLHSAINIIGLTVAFTCSILLITLVYREFSFDNFHENKDQLYEVYAFANAPEGVEKGTAMSYPVASTLLSEKIGVEKASRYKYRGREVRYKDKSLEQSTRLVDDDFFSMFSFKIIKGTQQHPLADAGNVVLSEKTAGNLFGTEDPIGKPIDVKIGGKWNTLLVSAVLENAPENSSIEYSVLARTELDPDYAEAKDNWNNQHHTVFVQLSRDATQEAVEKQLRMISKKYRTSDNEYLKNKGYKADSNGDYSGMKLLPLNELHFNDELNNGNSVSKSFLYILLLVAGVIILIACFNFINLNLGLSFTRTREIGIRKCLGAGKRQVWIQVWGESLATVFASMVLGIIATVILMKALNKFMEGKFDPAMLYQPAIIFYLLIILLVVSFIASGYPSYIMGQLKTVEILKGKISIKKPGFFRNALIVAQFVIAIVLMCTTIIIYQQFTHLRTAPLGYNTSTLISIPIKHEEKGKEIVGKMRHLLASQTSVVSVSGTTVNLGVGKDGSTSRMSFGFDYKGKSINTDFLQADYDILKTLDIPVKAGRDFSTAYVADSFNTVIVTESMARQFAEKNIVGTSFYADSSRPQWNIVGVIPDFHLYSMYEESTPLTIAMNNNQAISYILIRVNTQNPVTTLEMIKNNYALVEPGVDFKGSFVDENIARWYENEGRLSKMFSVAALVAIILSCMGLFGMASIIIRQRVKEIGVRKVLGASVSGIATLVTKEFIWPVAIALIIATPIAWWAMATWLQDFMYRITVQWWVFILAGGVSVMIAILTVSFQAFKAATANPVKCLRTE
- a CDS encoding ABC transporter ATP-binding protein, whose amino-acid sequence is MIKIKDLEKIYRTEEVETIALNKLSMEVKEGEFVAVMGPSGCGKSTLLNILGLLDDADNGSFIFNGVEVANFNERKRAEMRKHNIGFVFQSFNLIDELTVYENVELPLIYTGVKAAERKAKVEAVLDKMKIMHRRNHYPQQLSGGQQQRVAVARAVVNNPKLILADEPTGNLDSANGNEVMELLTDLNEQGTTIIMVTHSEHDAKFSHRIIRMLDGQTVTENILV
- a CDS encoding HlyD family efflux transporter periplasmic adaptor subunit: MDRIIEKKKWTPKKIFTIAGIAAIVLLIAGSFYFTSGKSRLNVDLERITVSEVSNGTFQEFIPVNGVVLPISTIYLDASEGGRVEEVFVEDGTMMKKGQSILRLSNTDLLMTMMSQQNTVYNTLTQMQINNNAAQQNTVSKLNQMADVLSLFKEAERIYNLDKNLYASKVIGLQEFKKAENDYNYYLEKKKLTQQILYQDSISRAQQLEQDKRSYQGSQEALNMMKQKVNDLIVKSPIDGQLTSLDAEIGENKRQGDRLGQIDVLSGYKVRVDIDEHYISRIYIGLVGEFTFADKVYKLKITKVFTQVNNGRFQVDMQFEGTVPEGIRRGQTLQIRLALSDEKQALRLPRGGFYQQTGGNWIFKLSADGKTAYKTDIQLGNQNPDFYEVLQGLKPGDKVITSSYENYGDMQELVLKR